GTGGTCGAACGGGAAGGCCACCGCCGGCTGCACGTACGTGACCGGCTTCTCCTTGGAGAAGGACGCCGTCTGGGTCGGCTCCTCCACCGCGTAGACGTTGTCGGCCTTCTTCTTGAGGAACTGCGAGAGCGCGGCCTTGTACTTCTCGTCCGTCACCAGCCACAGCGAGGTGCGCAGCGCCAGGGCCGAGTCGTCGATGGGGGCGTCCTTGTTGGCGACGTAGCTGGAGCCCTTGCCGCCGCCGAAGAAGTCGTACTCCTCGGGGCCCGAGTTGTCGAACGCGTACGAGCCCACCCGCACGTCCACGTACAGCTTGCGCTCGTGGTACGAGTCATCCAGGAAGATCGCCCCGTACCGGGCGACGATGCCGTGCTGCTCCCCCTCCTTGAGCTGGTAGCTCATGAAGTAGGGAGGCTCGTGGTTCTGCAGCTTGAGCTGCTTCTGGTTGCGTTGGAGCTCCTCCGCCATGGCATCCAGCAGCGTCACGCGCGCGTCCGGAGCGGGCGCGGCGGCGGTGAGCAGGACGGAGGCGGCGAGCAGGGGAAGGACGGTCCAGGTTCGGGTTCGCACGCCCCGACTCTAGCCGAGCCCGCTTCAGCCAGCATGTTCCACCTCACCTGAACGGCGAGTGAAGAACCCCCCCGGAACCGCTCGCCTGGACGCTCCAGGGCCGCGGGGATAGAGAGCACCGCGAGCAGGGGAACTCCAGGAGGCGTTCATGGACAACAAAGTGGTGGTGATCACCGGGGCGAGCTCGGGCATCGGGGCCGCGCTGGCGGAGCTGGCGGGCAAGAAGGGCTGGAAGGTGGTGCTCGCCGCGCGGCGCGAGCCCGAGCTGCGCCAGGTGGCGGCGCGCGTGGGCGCCGAGGCCCTCCCGGTCGTCGCGGATGTGTCGCGGCGCGAGGACGTGCAGCGCATCCTGGACGCGGCGCTCGCCCGCTTCGGGCAGGTGGATGTCTGGGTGAACAACGCCGGGCGTGGCATCAGCAAGCTCGTCTCCCAGCTCACCGACGAGGACTTCGACGAGATGATGCGCGTCAACGTCAAGTCCGCCCTCTACGGCATCCAGGCGGTGCTGCCGCACTTCCAGTCACGCGGACGGGGGCACATCATCAACGTCTCGTCCATGCTGGGGCGGGTGCCGTACGTCCCCGTGCGCTCGGCCTACAACGCGGCCAAGCACGCGCTCAACGCGCTGACGGCCAACCTGCGCCAGGAGCTGCGCGAGCGCTACCCGGACATCCACGTCACCACCTTCCTGCCCGGGGTGGTGGCCACGGACTTCGGCGTGAACGCGCTCGGCGGCGGCATGGACTCGCGCAAGATTCCCGGTGCGCAGTCCGTCGAGGAGACCGCGGGCGTCCTCCTGGACGTCATCGAGCGGCCCCGCCCGGACGTGTACTCGCGGCCCGAGTACCGGCAGCAGGTCATCGCGTACTACGCGTCCGAGGACCTGGCCATTCCCGAGGGCGGCGCGCCCCCCGGTACCCGGCGTCCGTGAAAAAGAGGAGGCCCCGCTCCGGCGCCCCCCCTCACGGCGTCGCAGCGGGGCCTCCAGCGTTCGGGCGGAAACGGCAACCGGGCCGGTCCGCCTTCACGCCTGACTGACCAGGGCTAGGCCTTGGTGACCTTCTCGCGGCCCGGGCCCACGTTCTTGCAGGCGTTGCGCGTGTCCACCACGCACTGCGACTGCTTGACCACCATGTTGTAGTCGATGCACGAGTGGTCCGTGAGGATGACGACGGCGTCGTACTGGCCGAGCGTCTCCGGGTTCAGCGGCACCGACTGCATGGTGTAGTGGAAGCCGTGGCCCTCCTCGAGGCGGGGCACGTACGGATCGTGGTAGTCGACCTCGGCGCCCTTCTCCTTGAGCAGCGAGATGATGCGGAGGCTCGGGCTCTCGCGCATGTCGTCGATGTCCTTCTTGTACGCCGCGCCGAGGCACAGCACCTTCGCCCCGTTGAGCGTCTTCTTCGTCTTGTTGAGCGCCTCCATGGTCCGGGTGACCACGTAGTACGGCATCTGCGTGTTCACCTCGCCGGCCAGCTCGATGAACTTGGTGTGGAACTCGTACTCGCGCGCCTTCCACGTCAGGTAGAAGGGATCGATCGGGATGCAGTGACCGCCGAGGCCCGGGCCCGGGTAGAAGGCCTGGAAGCCGAAGGGCTTGGTCGCCGCCGCGTTGATGACCTCCCACACGTCGATGTTCATCCGGTCGCAGAGCATCTTCATCTCGTTGACCATGGCGATGTTGACGCAGCGGTAGATGTTCTCCAGCAGCTTGGCCAGCTCGGCCACGCGGGTGGAGGACACCGCCACCGTCTCCTTGAGCGCGCTCGAGTAGAGCGCCTGCGCCACCTCGAGGCACGCCGGGGTGTGGCCACCGACGATCTTGGGAATCGTCTTGGTGTTGAAGTTCTTGTTGCCCGGATCCTCGCGCTCGGGGCTGAAGGCCAGGTGGAAGTCCACGCCCGCCTTCAGACCACTCTTCTCCAGCAGGGGCTTGAGCACCTCGTCCGTGGTACCCGGATACGTCGTGGACTCGAGGATGAAGAGCTGGCCGGGACGGACGTGAGGCGACAGCGCCTCGCCCGTCTTGACGATGTAGCTCATGTCGGGCTCACGCGACGCCGTCAGCG
The sequence above is drawn from the Archangium gephyra genome and encodes:
- a CDS encoding nucleotide sugar dehydrogenase; amino-acid sequence: MRVMVSPLLEKIRRREARVGVVGMGYVGLPLGMAFAEAGFPVMGLDVDTRKVDNITKGVSYIKHIPSAPLAELTSKGKLKATTDFAKAREMDCIIICVPTPLTASREPDMSYIVKTGEALSPHVRPGQLFILESTTYPGTTDEVLKPLLEKSGLKAGVDFHLAFSPEREDPGNKNFNTKTIPKIVGGHTPACLEVAQALYSSALKETVAVSSTRVAELAKLLENIYRCVNIAMVNEMKMLCDRMNIDVWEVINAAATKPFGFQAFYPGPGLGGHCIPIDPFYLTWKAREYEFHTKFIELAGEVNTQMPYYVVTRTMEALNKTKKTLNGAKVLCLGAAYKKDIDDMRESPSLRIISLLKEKGAEVDYHDPYVPRLEEGHGFHYTMQSVPLNPETLGQYDAVVILTDHSCIDYNMVVKQSQCVVDTRNACKNVGPGREKVTKA
- a CDS encoding SDR family oxidoreductase, translated to MDNKVVVITGASSGIGAALAELAGKKGWKVVLAARREPELRQVAARVGAEALPVVADVSRREDVQRILDAALARFGQVDVWVNNAGRGISKLVSQLTDEDFDEMMRVNVKSALYGIQAVLPHFQSRGRGHIINVSSMLGRVPYVPVRSAYNAAKHALNALTANLRQELRERYPDIHVTTFLPGVVATDFGVNALGGGMDSRKIPGAQSVEETAGVLLDVIERPRPDVYSRPEYRQQVIAYYASEDLAIPEGGAPPGTRRP